A window of the Butyricimonas faecalis genome harbors these coding sequences:
- a CDS encoding 16S rRNA (uracil(1498)-N(3))-methyltransferase, translated as MHLFYTPDITENLYALPEEESKHCVKVLRLEVGDEIFLIDGKGGFYRCEIIQAQPKRCEVRCIEKTEGYGKRDFHIHIAIAPTKNIERIEWFLEKCTEIGIDEITPLLCAHSERKVIKEDRLEKVIISAMKQSLKAYLPKLNPLTEFSHFVKNNPSPLKCIAHCDEGNKKSLQEIYQPGQEITILIGPEGDFSGNEIRLAQENNFIPVTLGESRLRTETAGIVACHSINFLNEIKHTSQMK; from the coding sequence ATGCATTTATTTTATACACCGGATATTACAGAAAACCTATACGCTTTACCGGAAGAGGAATCCAAACATTGTGTCAAAGTGCTTCGCCTCGAAGTGGGAGACGAAATTTTTCTTATCGACGGGAAAGGGGGATTCTATCGGTGTGAAATCATTCAGGCTCAGCCGAAACGTTGTGAAGTTCGCTGTATCGAGAAGACAGAGGGATACGGGAAACGGGATTTCCATATTCACATAGCCATTGCCCCGACCAAAAACATCGAGCGAATCGAATGGTTCCTGGAAAAATGCACGGAAATCGGAATTGACGAAATTACCCCCCTACTCTGCGCCCATTCGGAACGCAAGGTAATCAAGGAGGATCGCTTGGAGAAAGTCATTATTTCTGCCATGAAACAATCCTTAAAAGCCTACTTGCCGAAACTCAACCCGTTGACGGAGTTTTCCCATTTCGTGAAAAACAATCCGTCCCCGCTGAAATGTATCGCCCATTGTGACGAGGGGAATAAAAAATCACTTCAAGAGATATATCAACCCGGCCAAGAGATCACGATTCTCATCGGCCCGGAAGGAGACTTTTCGGGAAATGAGATCCGGCTAGCCCAAGAAAACAACTTCATACCTGTCACTCTCGGTGAAAGTCGCCTGCGAACAGAAACCGCCGGAATTGTCGCGTGCCACAGCATCAACTTTCTGAACGAGATAAAACATACATCCCAAATGAAGTAG
- a CDS encoding ATP-dependent helicase produces the protein MDFINELNENQREAVMNTDGPTLVIAGAGSGKTRVLTYRIANLLSKGVPAYRILALTFTNKAAREMQKRIATLVGQSNAANLWMGTFHSIFSKILRVEAENLGYTSNFTIYDSQDSKNLIKSIVKDLKLDDKVYKPNDVLGRISMAKNNLIVAQAYAQSAKITSADQAAKKPKISEIYKYYQARCKQSDVMDFDDLLLQTNILFRDFPEILEKYQNKFDYILVDEYQDTNYSQYLIIKKLAEQHKNICVVGDDAQSIYSFRGARIENILNFRNDYPGYKLCKLEQNYRSTTTIVDAANSIISRNKEQIPKKTFSQNEEGDKIRVMKALSDKEEGFQVAQEIFRISQNEQADFNHFAILYRTNAQSRIMEESLRKRNIPYKVYGGLSFYQRKEIKDLIAYLRLTINQNDEEALKRIINYPRRGIGDTTIDKLKEVAQHYNVSIWTLLCNLNKVPGMVSATTAAKLTRFRQLIEGFTEIAKEDNAYETTCRIAQASGIKEDLSSDDTPEGVSRRENIDELLNAVKDFCETAYKEGRDDKLPAFLEGVALLTDQDSEKPEDNNKVTLMTIHSAKGLEFENVFIVGMEEELFPAQQSVYTPSALEEERRLFYVALTRAEKRVIMTYATSRYKNGNVVYPQPSRFIAEIDPHYLDGFFTPARPSMGRSLNGPGIQGKVARPNITLQPKVEVPDIDTSKLVPINGDQIIPGMVIFHPNFGPGKVISIDGLGVNKKAKVMFPKHGQKVLLLKFAKLYVQGHTN, from the coding sequence GTGGATTTTATTAACGAATTGAACGAGAACCAACGAGAGGCCGTCATGAACACGGATGGGCCCACGCTTGTGATTGCCGGAGCAGGATCGGGTAAAACAAGGGTATTGACATATCGTATCGCGAACTTATTAAGCAAAGGAGTACCCGCTTACCGTATTCTAGCCCTAACGTTTACCAACAAAGCCGCACGGGAAATGCAGAAACGTATTGCCACTCTCGTGGGACAAAGCAATGCCGCCAATTTATGGATGGGAACTTTCCACTCCATTTTCTCCAAGATTCTGCGGGTCGAGGCCGAAAACCTCGGTTACACGTCCAACTTCACGATATACGATTCACAGGATTCTAAAAACTTAATCAAGTCGATCGTCAAGGATTTGAAACTGGACGACAAGGTATATAAACCTAACGACGTGTTGGGACGTATCTCCATGGCCAAAAACAATCTTATCGTGGCACAGGCATACGCCCAATCGGCAAAGATCACGTCTGCAGATCAAGCGGCCAAGAAGCCCAAGATCTCGGAAATATACAAGTATTACCAAGCCCGTTGCAAGCAAAGCGACGTCATGGATTTCGACGACCTTCTATTACAAACGAATATTCTCTTCCGTGATTTCCCGGAAATACTGGAGAAGTACCAGAATAAATTTGACTATATACTCGTGGACGAGTACCAGGATACGAACTATTCGCAATACCTCATCATCAAAAAACTGGCAGAACAACATAAAAACATCTGCGTGGTGGGAGATGACGCACAAAGTATCTATTCGTTCCGAGGAGCCCGCATCGAGAATATCTTGAACTTCCGGAATGATTACCCAGGCTACAAATTGTGCAAGCTGGAACAAAACTATCGCTCCACGACCACCATTGTTGACGCGGCCAATAGTATCATTAGCCGGAACAAGGAACAGATTCCTAAAAAAACGTTCTCTCAAAACGAAGAAGGGGATAAAATCCGGGTAATGAAAGCCCTGTCCGATAAAGAAGAGGGTTTTCAAGTGGCACAAGAAATATTCCGCATCTCCCAAAACGAACAAGCGGATTTCAACCACTTCGCCATTTTGTACCGGACAAATGCCCAATCGCGTATCATGGAGGAATCTTTACGTAAAAGAAATATACCTTACAAGGTGTACGGGGGCCTTTCCTTCTACCAACGCAAGGAGATCAAAGATTTGATTGCCTACTTACGCCTGACCATTAACCAGAACGACGAGGAGGCTTTAAAACGAATCATCAACTACCCGCGGCGGGGCATCGGGGATACCACGATCGACAAGTTAAAAGAAGTGGCTCAACATTATAACGTGAGCATCTGGACTCTACTTTGCAACTTGAACAAAGTTCCCGGTATGGTTTCCGCCACGACGGCTGCCAAGCTAACTCGTTTCAGGCAATTGATCGAGGGATTCACCGAGATAGCCAAGGAGGATAACGCCTACGAAACGACCTGTCGGATAGCCCAAGCTTCCGGAATTAAAGAAGACCTTTCTTCCGATGACACACCGGAAGGAGTGTCCCGTCGGGAAAATATAGATGAGTTGTTGAATGCCGTCAAAGATTTCTGTGAAACCGCTTACAAAGAAGGACGGGATGACAAGCTTCCCGCGTTCTTGGAAGGTGTTGCCTTGTTGACCGATCAAGATAGCGAAAAACCGGAGGACAATAATAAAGTAACCTTGATGACCATTCACTCCGCGAAAGGACTAGAGTTTGAAAATGTCTTTATCGTGGGCATGGAAGAAGAACTTTTCCCCGCCCAACAAAGTGTCTATACCCCTTCCGCCTTGGAGGAAGAGAGAAGGTTGTTTTACGTGGCACTGACCCGTGCCGAAAAAAGAGTGATCATGACCTATGCCACTTCCCGGTATAAAAATGGTAATGTAGTCTACCCGCAGCCTTCCCGGTTTATCGCGGAAATTGACCCACACTACCTGGACGGATTTTTTACCCCGGCCCGTCCCTCCATGGGGCGCTCGTTAAACGGGCCCGGTATACAAGGGAAAGTGGCTCGTCCGAATATCACCCTTCAACCCAAGGTTGAAGTGCCGGACATTGACACCTCGAAACTGGTTCCTATCAACGGGGATCAGATTATTCCCGGTATGGTAATCTTCCATCCCAATTTCGGCCCGGGGAAAGTAATTTCCATAGATGGCCTGGGAGTCAATAAAAAGGCAAAAGTGATGTTCCCCAAGCACGGTCAAAAGGTTTTATTGTTAAAGTTTGCAAAACTTTACGTGCAAGGACATACAAATTAA
- a CDS encoding purine-nucleoside phosphorylase, giving the protein MLDKIQESSKYLAPFVKGEHTIGIILGTGLGELGKSIEIEHAIPYMAIPNFPVSTVQGHRGELLIGSFGGKKVIAMQGRFHYYEGYSMKEVTFPVRVMHALGVKTLFVSNAAGGVNTNYLVGDLMIIRDHINLFPEHPLRGKNIDELGPRFPGMAEAYSKRLIQLAEEAGKKLNIPLQKGVYAGLQGPSFETPAEYNWIRVIGGDAVGMSTVPEVIVARHMDMECFGMSVITNSTASEELIKTNHTEVQDVGNHAQPRMGAIFKEIIRKL; this is encoded by the coding sequence ATGTTAGACAAGATACAAGAAAGTAGCAAATACTTGGCCCCCTTCGTGAAAGGAGAGCATACCATCGGTATTATCCTAGGAACAGGGCTGGGAGAATTAGGGAAATCAATAGAGATCGAACACGCCATTCCGTATATGGCAATTCCCAATTTCCCCGTTTCCACGGTACAAGGACACCGGGGTGAATTGCTTATCGGTTCCTTCGGAGGTAAAAAGGTCATTGCCATGCAGGGACGTTTCCACTATTACGAGGGATATTCCATGAAAGAAGTAACCTTTCCCGTGAGAGTGATGCACGCCCTTGGGGTAAAAACGCTTTTCGTTTCCAACGCGGCCGGAGGCGTGAACACGAATTACCTGGTTGGAGACCTGATGATTATTCGGGATCATATCAACCTATTCCCGGAACACCCGCTACGGGGTAAAAATATCGACGAACTCGGTCCCCGCTTCCCCGGAATGGCCGAGGCATATAGCAAACGTTTAATTCAATTGGCAGAGGAAGCCGGAAAGAAATTAAATATTCCCTTGCAAAAAGGTGTGTACGCCGGACTACAGGGGCCGTCCTTCGAGACCCCGGCAGAATATAACTGGATTCGGGTCATTGGCGGGGATGCCGTGGGAATGTCTACCGTACCGGAAGTTATCGTGGCTCGCCACATGGATATGGAATGCTTTGGCATGTCTGTTATCACGAACAGCACGGCCAGCGAGGAACTCATAAAAACAAATCACACGGAGGTACAAGATGTGGGTAATCATGCACAACCTCGTATGGGAGCTATATTCAAAGAAATCATCCGTAAATTATAA
- the sppA gene encoding signal peptide peptidase SppA, producing the protein MKSFLKYLLATIVGIIIVHVILFFVFIGLVGAIASFSSPSIEIKDNTILKLSLKTAIPDRASENPLQNFNLTTMSSEKQIGLNKILEYIDNASKDSRIRGIYLDLTEINSNFGALATIDEIRNALLRFKQSGKFIYSYTNLGYSQKSYYLATVADSVFVNPETPLLLTGMSANISFYKDLLKKIGVQPEVIRVGKFKAAVEPYIETHMSEANREQVQTYLGSLWGNIVKGISASRNIPVEKINQITDDFKIYPVEEFVKEGFFDGALYEYAMLDKLREACGLTENEKLSLTSFEDYTKVTFPTVNFAAEKIAVIYAQGNIEFQQGPESIGPELATTIRKAREDKNIKAIVLRVNSPGGSALTSDIIWKEVQLAAQTKPFIASMGNVAASGGYYISCAADTIVADPTTLTGSIGIFGLLFSGEELIKDKLGISSDVVKTNEHSDFGGGYPLPIPISDRPLTEYERNVMQTYINRGYDTFLDRVSQGRHMSKEAVNEIAQGRVWTGEDALELGLVDVLGGLEDAIAIAANKAGLDYYQLIELPVERSPFKDILLNFSQSIRTSILKSELGDFYDTYREQKEWLKIKGMVARIPYDLTFN; encoded by the coding sequence ATGAAAAGCTTTCTGAAATACTTGTTAGCAACCATTGTTGGTATTATTATCGTACACGTTATCCTGTTTTTCGTGTTCATCGGACTCGTCGGGGCCATAGCTAGTTTCTCCAGTCCATCAATCGAAATCAAGGACAACACGATACTGAAACTATCGCTGAAGACAGCAATCCCGGATAGAGCATCGGAGAACCCATTACAAAATTTTAACTTGACGACCATGAGTTCCGAAAAACAAATCGGGCTAAATAAAATACTTGAATACATTGACAATGCCAGCAAGGATTCCCGCATCAGGGGGATTTACTTGGACCTGACCGAAATCAACTCTAACTTCGGGGCTCTTGCCACGATCGACGAGATCCGTAATGCCTTATTGAGATTCAAGCAAAGCGGCAAATTCATTTACAGTTATACCAACTTGGGATATTCTCAGAAAAGCTATTATTTGGCTACAGTTGCTGACAGCGTTTTCGTTAACCCCGAAACCCCGTTACTGTTAACCGGAATGAGCGCAAATATATCCTTCTATAAAGACCTTTTGAAAAAAATCGGTGTACAACCGGAGGTCATTCGTGTCGGCAAATTCAAAGCAGCCGTGGAACCCTACATTGAAACACACATGAGTGAGGCCAACCGGGAACAGGTGCAGACTTATTTAGGTTCTCTTTGGGGTAACATCGTGAAAGGTATTTCCGCCAGCAGAAATATCCCGGTAGAAAAAATCAATCAAATCACCGATGATTTCAAAATCTACCCGGTAGAAGAATTTGTGAAAGAAGGATTTTTTGACGGAGCCCTTTACGAATATGCCATGCTTGACAAACTACGTGAGGCATGTGGGTTGACAGAGAACGAAAAACTATCCTTAACAAGTTTCGAGGATTACACGAAAGTCACTTTCCCAACCGTAAATTTTGCCGCTGAGAAAATCGCCGTAATTTACGCTCAAGGAAACATTGAATTCCAACAGGGACCGGAAAGTATCGGACCGGAACTGGCCACAACCATCCGAAAAGCACGTGAAGACAAAAATATCAAAGCGATCGTGTTGCGTGTAAACTCCCCGGGGGGTAGCGCACTGACTTCCGATATTATCTGGAAAGAGGTGCAACTCGCCGCACAGACGAAGCCGTTCATTGCCTCCATGGGTAACGTGGCCGCATCCGGTGGATACTACATTTCTTGTGCAGCAGATACCATCGTGGCCGACCCGACAACCCTTACGGGATCCATCGGAATATTCGGACTGCTATTTAGTGGAGAAGAGCTAATCAAAGATAAACTTGGCATCTCTTCTGACGTGGTGAAAACCAACGAGCACAGTGATTTCGGCGGCGGATACCCGTTACCTATCCCAATCAGTGATCGTCCTTTGACGGAGTACGAACGCAACGTGATGCAGACTTACATCAACCGGGGATACGACACCTTCCTTGATCGGGTAAGCCAGGGACGCCACATGAGTAAAGAGGCGGTAAACGAAATCGCACAAGGACGGGTATGGACAGGAGAGGACGCTCTGGAACTCGGATTGGTTGACGTGTTAGGCGGACTGGAAGATGCCATTGCCATCGCGGCAAACAAAGCAGGCCTGGACTACTATCAGCTCATCGAACTACCGGTAGAACGCAGTCCTTTCAAAGATATTCTGCTAAATTTCTCGCAAAGCATCAGGACCAGCATATTAAAATCAGAACTGGGTGATTTCTATGATACTTATCGGGAACAGAAAGAGTGGTTAAAAATAAAAGGGATGGTAGCCAGAATACCTTACGATCTCACGTTTAATTAA
- a CDS encoding DUF4290 domain-containing protein has protein sequence MDYNSQRKKLILPEYGRNIQMMVDHLATITDRDERTRAAKTVISVMGNLYPHLRDVPDFRHKLWDHLMIMSNFTLDIDSPYPLPEKDILEEKPERLPYNNHHIKYKHYGLLTEKLIEKIKETEDPEIKRVLTVLTANHMKKSFLTWNKDSVEDDQIYNDINTLYGGNIEMPEGMILSHSKDLLQKKNNKPMNNNKQQKNNKKQFYKKHN, from the coding sequence ATGGACTATAATAGCCAAAGAAAAAAACTTATTCTTCCCGAATACGGTAGGAATATTCAAATGATGGTTGACCACCTGGCAACAATAACAGACAGAGATGAGCGTACCCGTGCAGCCAAAACGGTAATCAGCGTGATGGGAAATCTTTACCCACACCTTCGGGATGTTCCGGATTTCCGCCACAAATTGTGGGATCACTTGATGATCATGTCAAACTTCACGCTGGATATCGATTCTCCTTATCCTCTCCCGGAAAAAGATATTCTGGAAGAAAAACCGGAAAGGTTACCATATAACAATCACCATATCAAGTACAAGCACTATGGTCTTCTTACCGAGAAACTGATTGAAAAAATCAAAGAAACAGAAGACCCCGAAATCAAAAGAGTACTCACGGTGTTGACCGCTAACCACATGAAAAAATCATTCCTTACGTGGAATAAAGACTCCGTGGAAGACGATCAGATTTACAACGACATCAATACATTATACGGTGGCAATATCGAAATGCCGGAAGGCATGATCCTTTCTCACTCGAAAGACTTGTTGCAAAAGAAAAACAATAAACCCATGAATAACAACAAGCAACAGAAAAACAACAAGAAGCAATTTTACAAAAAACACAACTAA
- the lpxK gene encoding tetraacyldisaccharide 4'-kinase — MVLKNLILWPLSVLYGIGVSIRNRLFNLGILKIHEFDIPIICVGNITVGGTGKTPHTESLINELKNDYRVACLSRGYKRKTSGFVLATETSTANDIGDEPMQIKNKFPEIIVAVDADRVRGIKKLMQLPEKPEVIILDDGFQHRYVKADINIMLIDYNRPIYEDHLLPLGRLRESIHAKERANYIIVTKCPTNISPIEKRIILKHLNLKAYQQLLFSSMKYGEIRSLDGNSHQTITPKTAILCVTGIAQPAPYLEHLKQMTNQIDHIAFPDHHNYSDTDIKRILQEYEKISTPDKCIFTTEKDAVRLTLCDIPEEIRQQIFYIPIEPEFLTPRDQLIKNIYDYVRQDTRK; from the coding sequence ATTGTGTTGAAAAATCTCATTCTATGGCCTTTAAGCGTACTGTACGGCATTGGGGTCAGCATTCGGAACCGTTTGTTCAACTTGGGTATACTAAAGATCCATGAATTTGACATTCCTATTATTTGTGTGGGAAATATCACCGTGGGTGGAACGGGGAAAACCCCTCACACGGAATCCCTGATCAACGAGTTGAAAAATGATTACCGTGTAGCCTGTCTCAGTCGAGGGTATAAACGGAAGACGTCCGGTTTTGTTCTGGCCACGGAAACCTCTACGGCAAACGACATCGGGGATGAACCCATGCAGATAAAAAATAAATTTCCAGAAATCATCGTAGCTGTAGACGCGGATCGAGTACGTGGAATCAAAAAGCTCATGCAACTTCCGGAAAAACCGGAAGTAATCATCTTGGATGATGGTTTTCAACATCGCTACGTGAAAGCGGATATAAACATCATGCTAATCGATTACAACCGCCCCATATACGAGGATCATTTACTGCCCTTGGGACGTCTTCGGGAAAGTATTCATGCCAAGGAAAGGGCAAATTATATCATCGTGACCAAATGCCCCACGAACATTTCGCCCATAGAGAAACGGATTATTCTGAAACACTTGAATTTAAAAGCCTATCAACAGCTTTTGTTCTCCTCCATGAAATACGGAGAAATACGTTCGCTCGACGGGAATAGTCATCAAACGATAACCCCGAAAACGGCCATACTCTGTGTCACCGGGATTGCCCAGCCGGCTCCCTACCTGGAACATCTAAAACAGATGACTAACCAGATTGATCACATCGCTTTTCCCGACCATCACAATTACAGCGATACAGATATAAAACGTATTCTCCAGGAATACGAAAAGATCAGCACCCCGGACAAGTGTATTTTCACCACGGAAAAGGATGCCGTTCGCCTCACGTTATGCGATATACCGGAAGAGATCAGGCAACAAATTTTCTACATCCCGATCGAACCGGAGTTCCTAACCCCAAGAGACCAACTCATAAAAAATATATACGACTATGTTAGACAAGATACAAGAAAGTAG
- the folK gene encoding 2-amino-4-hydroxy-6-hydroxymethyldihydropteridine diphosphokinase: MFVTLIFGGNQGDRKALIREAITEMSSIGKIQHCSSLYETAPWGFESSDSFYNQIVTYETDLLPEEVLDKCQATEQKLGRVRTGTQFCSRTMDIDILFCDSRVINTPRLTVPHPRLAQRNFVLAPLNEIMPDFIHPVIHKNMTTLLSECTDTLKAEIIEKSFLNQSV, encoded by the coding sequence ATGTTTGTCACTTTAATCTTCGGGGGAAATCAAGGAGATCGAAAAGCCTTGATCCGTGAAGCGATAACGGAAATGTCAAGCATAGGGAAGATCCAACATTGTTCTTCCCTTTACGAAACCGCCCCGTGGGGATTCGAATCATCTGACTCTTTTTACAATCAAATTGTTACTTACGAAACCGATTTACTCCCGGAAGAGGTGTTGGATAAATGTCAAGCCACGGAACAAAAACTGGGACGGGTTCGTACCGGCACGCAATTCTGCTCCCGAACCATGGATATAGATATTCTATTCTGTGATTCCCGGGTCATCAATACTCCTCGTCTGACGGTTCCTCATCCCAGACTTGCACAACGAAATTTTGTACTCGCACCTTTAAACGAAATCATGCCGGATTTCATTCATCCGGTCATTCACAAAAACATGACCACTCTTCTCTCTGAATGCACGGACACGCTAAAAGCAGAGATCATAGAAAAATCATTCCTCAATCAATCCGTCTGA
- the murA gene encoding UDP-N-acetylglucosamine 1-carboxyvinyltransferase produces MSKFEVIGGRRLKGELIPQGAKNEALQVICACLLTREEVIICNIPEILDVMKLIDLLRGMGVKVERLQKGEFSFRANEINFDYLETEDFYSKAASLRGSIMILGPLLAMHGCGLVPKPGGDKIGRRRLDTHFLGFEKLGATFEYDAISGCYKASAQKLRGTYMLLDEASVTGTANIIMAAVLAEGVTTIYNAACEPYVQQLCRMLNAMGARISGIASNLLTIEGVESLGGCQHRCLPDMIEVGSYIGLAALTRSEITIKNVAIPQLGIIPDAFRKLGIRIEERGDDLYIPRQEHYMIEDFIDGSILTVADAPWPGLTPDLLSVFLVVATQAKGSVLIHQKMFESRLFFVDKLIDMGAKIILCDPHRATVIGQNHESQLRATKMTSPDIRAGIALLIAALSAQGTSVIDNIDQIDRGYEHIDEKLNAIGAEIRRID; encoded by the coding sequence ATGAGCAAATTTGAAGTTATTGGTGGGAGACGATTGAAAGGTGAATTGATTCCCCAGGGAGCAAAGAATGAAGCATTACAGGTGATCTGTGCTTGTTTGCTGACGAGGGAAGAGGTGATTATCTGTAATATCCCGGAGATATTGGATGTAATGAAATTGATTGATCTGCTTCGGGGAATGGGAGTGAAGGTGGAGAGACTTCAAAAAGGAGAGTTTTCTTTCCGGGCGAACGAGATCAATTTTGATTACCTGGAAACAGAGGATTTTTACAGTAAAGCGGCTAGTTTGCGCGGATCGATCATGATTTTAGGCCCGTTGTTAGCCATGCACGGTTGCGGTTTGGTGCCCAAACCGGGAGGGGATAAAATCGGACGGCGTCGGTTGGATACCCATTTCCTCGGTTTCGAGAAATTGGGAGCCACGTTCGAGTATGATGCTATTTCAGGATGTTACAAGGCTTCTGCCCAGAAATTGCGGGGGACTTACATGTTACTCGATGAGGCATCCGTGACCGGAACGGCGAATATCATCATGGCAGCCGTGTTGGCAGAAGGGGTAACCACGATCTATAATGCCGCTTGTGAGCCTTACGTGCAACAATTGTGCCGGATGTTGAATGCCATGGGGGCCCGAATTTCGGGAATTGCCTCCAATTTGTTGACGATTGAGGGGGTTGAAAGTCTTGGCGGTTGCCAGCATCGTTGTCTGCCCGACATGATCGAGGTAGGCAGTTATATCGGACTTGCTGCATTGACTCGCTCGGAGATCACGATCAAAAATGTCGCTATTCCCCAGTTAGGTATTATTCCGGATGCATTCCGCAAGTTGGGGATCCGGATTGAGGAGCGTGGAGATGATTTGTATATTCCTCGCCAGGAGCACTACATGATAGAGGATTTTATTGACGGTTCCATCCTGACGGTTGCCGATGCTCCGTGGCCGGGCTTGACTCCTGACTTGTTGAGTGTATTCCTTGTTGTGGCAACTCAAGCGAAAGGGAGCGTGCTCATTCACCAGAAAATGTTCGAGAGCCGCTTGTTCTTCGTGGATAAATTAATTGATATGGGAGCGAAGATTATTCTTTGTGATCCGCATCGGGCCACGGTTATCGGGCAAAATCATGAATCCCAGTTACGAGCCACCAAGATGACTTCTCCGGATATACGTGCCGGAATCGCCTTGTTGATTGCAGCGTTGTCAGCCCAGGGGACAAGTGTCATTGATAACATCGACCAAATTGACCGCGGTTACGAGCATATTGATGAAAAATTGAATGCCATCGGTGCGGAGATCAGACGGATTGATTGA